One window of Bacillus sp. FJAT-45350 genomic DNA carries:
- the accA gene encoding acetyl-CoA carboxylase carboxyl transferase subunit alpha, whose protein sequence is MADLSFEKPIIELRNKIAELKAFTEEKDIDLSDEIVKLETRLHQLESDIYGNLQPWERVQIARHTNRPTTLDYIEHLFTDFLEMHGDRLYGDDEAIVGGIAKYKGKPVTVIGHQRGKDTKENIRRNFGMPHPEGYRKALRLMYQAEKFNRPIICFIDTKGAFPGKAAEERGQSEAIARNLLEMAGLTVPVVCIVIGEGGSGGALALGVGNHIHMLENSTYSVISPEGAAALLWKDASLAQRAAETMKITAPDLKELGIIDEIIPEVKGGAHRDVLEQANAIDEAITNSLKKLSDMSEEELVEQRYEKYKSIGQYSFVNDSIGVN, encoded by the coding sequence ATGGCAGACTTAAGTTTTGAGAAACCGATTATTGAATTACGTAACAAGATTGCTGAACTAAAGGCATTTACAGAAGAAAAAGATATTGACCTTTCTGATGAGATTGTGAAGTTAGAAACAAGACTTCATCAACTAGAATCAGATATTTATGGAAACCTACAGCCTTGGGAACGAGTGCAAATTGCTAGACATACGAATAGACCTACAACTCTTGATTACATAGAGCATCTATTTACAGACTTTCTTGAAATGCATGGAGACCGTTTATATGGTGATGACGAAGCAATCGTTGGTGGAATAGCAAAATATAAAGGGAAACCAGTTACTGTAATTGGTCACCAAAGAGGAAAAGATACGAAAGAAAATATTCGTCGTAACTTCGGAATGCCTCATCCAGAAGGGTACCGTAAGGCATTACGTTTAATGTATCAGGCGGAGAAGTTCAATCGTCCAATTATTTGTTTTATTGATACTAAGGGTGCCTTCCCAGGTAAAGCAGCGGAGGAACGTGGACAAAGTGAAGCAATTGCTCGTAATTTACTCGAGATGGCTGGTCTTACTGTTCCTGTAGTTTGTATTGTAATTGGAGAAGGTGGAAGCGGTGGTGCACTTGCTCTTGGTGTCGGAAATCATATTCATATGCTTGAAAACTCTACATACTCTGTTATTTCTCCTGAAGGGGCTGCAGCTTTGTTGTGGAAGGATGCAAGTCTAGCGCAACGTGCGGCTGAAACGATGAAAATTACAGCGCCAGATTTGAAGGAATTAGGCATTATTGATGAGATCATTCCAGAAGTAAAGGGTGGAGCACATCGAGATGTATTGGAACAAGCCAATGCTATTGATGAAGCGATAACTAATTCGTTAAAAAAACTTTCTGATATGTCTGAGGAAGAGTTAGTTGAACAGCGATATGAAAAATACAAAAGTATAGGCCAATATTCGTTTGTAAACGATTCCATTGGAGTCAATTAA
- the pfkA gene encoding 6-phosphofructokinase: protein MKRIGVLTSGGDSPGMNAAIRAVVRKAIFHDIEVYGIYYGYSGLISGDIKKLEIGSVGDIIHRGGTMLYTARCEEFRTEEGQEKAIQQLNKFGIEGLVVIGGDGSFRGAEKLTQHGFPTIGVPGTIDNDIPGTDFTIGFDTALNTIIDAIDKIRDTATSHERTCVVEVMGRDAGDLALWAGLADGAETILVPEESYDMEQIISRLERGHKRGKKHSIIVVAEGVESGFEFSKKIQDATGLDTRVTVLGHIQRGGSPTAFDRVLASRLGAKAVELLLEGKAGRTVGIECNKLVDHDIDEILNVNHTIDKKMYQLSQELSI from the coding sequence ATGAAGCGTATAGGCGTTTTAACGAGTGGTGGAGATTCCCCAGGGATGAATGCTGCTATTCGTGCGGTTGTTCGTAAAGCGATATTCCATGATATTGAGGTGTATGGTATCTACTATGGTTACTCTGGTTTAATTTCTGGTGATATCAAAAAGCTTGAAATAGGTTCTGTAGGTGATATTATTCATCGTGGTGGAACGATGCTATATACAGCTCGATGTGAAGAATTTAGAACGGAAGAAGGTCAAGAAAAAGCAATTCAACAGTTAAATAAATTCGGTATAGAAGGGTTAGTCGTTATCGGTGGCGATGGATCATTCCGTGGAGCAGAGAAGCTTACTCAACATGGTTTCCCTACTATAGGTGTACCGGGAACAATAGATAATGATATACCTGGAACAGATTTTACAATCGGCTTTGATACAGCACTAAATACGATTATCGATGCGATTGATAAAATTCGTGATACAGCAACTTCGCATGAAAGAACATGTGTCGTAGAGGTAATGGGGCGTGATGCGGGTGATCTAGCACTTTGGGCTGGACTTGCTGATGGTGCTGAGACGATTTTAGTTCCAGAGGAAAGCTATGACATGGAGCAAATTATAAGTAGATTAGAACGTGGACATAAACGTGGTAAGAAACACAGTATTATTGTTGTTGCAGAAGGTGTAGAAAGTGGATTTGAATTCAGTAAGAAAATACAAGATGCAACCGGTCTAGATACAAGAGTTACTGTACTAGGGCACATTCAACGTGGAGGTTCTCCAACAGCGTTTGACCGAGTTCTTGCAAGTAGACTAGGGGCAAAAGCGGTAGAGCTTTTACTTGAAGGGAAAGCTGGAAGAACAGTAGGAATTGAATGTAACAAACTAGTGGATCATGATATAGATGAAATTTTAAATGTTAATCATACGATTGATAAGAAAATGTACCAACTTTCACAAGAACTTTCAATATAA
- the accD gene encoding acetyl-CoA carboxylase, carboxyltransferase subunit beta: MLRNFFPKKKKYATIPSERAKQEVPEGLMTKCPSCRTIMYTKELKKNLMVCASCGHHHRMTAFERIDSLLDEGTFVEYDHDMIGADPLGFPTYMEKLEADRKKSNLNEAVVTGEGFINGLSTVIGIMDSRFRMGSMGSVVGEKITRAIERAIEQKKPFILFSASGGARMQEGVLSLMQMAKTSAALKKLSNQGGLFISIMTHPTTGGVSASFASLGDYNFAEPKALIGFAGRRIIEQTIREELPEDFQTAEFLLKHGQLDRVINRLEMKDELTTILDIHQS, encoded by the coding sequence GTGTTAAGAAACTTTTTTCCGAAAAAGAAAAAATATGCAACGATACCTTCTGAGCGTGCAAAGCAGGAGGTACCAGAAGGTCTAATGACCAAATGTCCTTCATGCCGAACTATTATGTATACAAAAGAATTAAAAAAGAACTTGATGGTCTGTGCATCATGTGGACATCATCACAGGATGACTGCATTTGAACGGATTGACAGTCTATTAGATGAAGGAACATTCGTAGAATATGATCATGACATGATCGGAGCTGACCCGTTAGGTTTCCCGACTTACATGGAGAAGCTAGAAGCTGATCGTAAGAAGTCTAACCTTAACGAAGCTGTCGTAACAGGAGAAGGTTTCATCAATGGCTTATCTACTGTTATTGGTATTATGGATTCTAGGTTCCGTATGGGCAGTATGGGTTCAGTAGTTGGTGAAAAAATTACTAGAGCAATTGAGCGAGCAATTGAACAGAAAAAGCCATTTATCTTGTTTTCTGCTTCTGGTGGAGCTAGGATGCAAGAGGGTGTATTAAGCTTAATGCAAATGGCAAAAACGAGTGCAGCATTGAAAAAGCTTAGTAACCAAGGTGGTCTCTTTATTTCAATTATGACTCATCCAACGACTGGTGGAGTATCAGCTAGTTTCGCATCATTAGGAGATTATAATTTTGCTGAACCAAAAGCTCTTATTGGATTTGCTGGACGTCGAATTATTGAGCAGACAATTCGCGAGGAGCTCCCAGAAGACTTTCAGACTGCAGAATTTCTTCTTAAACATGGTCAATTAGATAGAGTTATAAATCGTTTAGAAATGAAAGACGAGTTAACAACAATATTAGATATACACCAAAGCTAA